tgaaggtaagagaactacgtagactttgattcttctaaaccccaagaagatacgtagaaagcttaattgaaaaattaagtccaaacctttcttttaacttttaattattgtaattaataatttaaaaataaaatcaagatcatgtattagaattgacggttcaatgtcGATTTCAAACTGAAACCATCAATTCTGAACTGAGGTCATGAACTAGAATTGTCGGTTCCAAATTGGTTACAAACCATCCTATTACAGTTTCTATTCAAGGTCCTTATTTTTTGGAACCGTGAACCGTGACCAGGACTACTCATCCATgagtcaatttctattaaaattttttgctaGAATGAAGGGTAAAATCGGTATTTTAAcactaatattaaaaatatatataatttattatattttcccctttatactttaaaaactaacaacttcactcaTGTCTAAAGTTttgtaactttaaaaagtcatatatttcccctaaacctagggtttccatcttttttccattttgacCGACCCCAAAACctttaaaaactttagtttaACCCCCCTTCTTCAACTTCAAGTTACTCAAAAATTCAGCAATCTCTCCCTCCATCGACCTTTGCTTCTCTCTGATGATGACGTGGTGCGATTTTTCCTTTGTCGAGTTCATCGCGTGATGTCTTGGAAATCTCTTTGTCTCGAcaaaaagatgaagagatctccgcCTGTGTCTCTTTGTTGCACCTCATGTGTCGGCCAATCATTTCAATGGTGCGAGTCACTAGAGATGGGTGGTGGCCAgagatgagagaaaaaaaacaaaggtaGGGGGAAGCAAACACTTTTCgaaattgaaaatgtttaagtagagataaagttattagtttctaaaatcttgAGAGGGGGGAGAAATGAGatagaattatatattttttaatattattagtaaaataatgattttacttttaactgtaatagaaaattttaatgaaaattagtTCATGGATGAGTGTTTAGATTCTTAAAACCTTgcggatgtatatttatttttatattaaaacttgggtgaaaaatagtcatttggtggTAAAAATTCTATCATTTAGAGACAAGAATAACTCTACTTGATAGTATATCTCCTCAAGTATCATCCAACTTTATTTCAtatctaatatataaaaaagtgcTCTTCTAACCCTTTTATGTTGACACTACTGATAaattttacacataaaaaaaaatgttattttaaaaatattaaatattataagacttaatgttcatattaattaagggggcgtttggtttctgtatttaaaaattaccttgataatctatcttttatttccttgtttggtttaccagtaataaaagattacagtaatattttattaccaatactgacgtgacaggtaatataagtggtaatttCATTACCACATTTACTTTAAGTATTTgaagattactaaggtaatcttgattttattataattatattataatttattaattttttgagacaaaaataaatttatttttaattaatatgataaataatataaaaatatttaaaaataattatattcaagggcatttaagtaaaataatttattagtaatcttttattacctttaaccaaatataataattatttatacttatcaaattttatcaaacacagtaattatttatatccagtaatcttctaagtaatttattttcaaggtaatctttctattttggtaataaaatattacccaaaccaaacactcCCTAAAGGTTACATtggtaattaaaaaaacaccTGAAGGAGCAAAAAGTAATTCTAAATGTAACTTTAAACAATATATGACGTGTAAGAACCAAATTTCAACTTGGATAGAATCTTTTTGTTTCGCCGTTTTCAACTAGATTTAATTCAgcaatattaatgaaaaatttaattcagcTAAGGCTTGTCACTCAACACCAAGATAGAAAAGAATGTGATGGATGactttaattacataaaatgtGAGACTGACATTTGTTTAGTTGCCCATTTAATCACTTAAGATCTATCACATTATCCTTCATGTCCTTTCAATTGAACTTGAAATGGAAAAAGGACTTTCTTTCTATTAGGGCCTTGAATCAGAAGAGATAATGTATTGGACTTCAGATGTTGGGCCTGAACCCAAAACAtacttgtaaaataatattatgttccATTGTAGAGATACTCTATGACTCCTATTCCCTTATCTTCCattatatactaatattttcatttcaacACATTTATGCCAACGAAAattcatctatttttattactctgggaagaaatgaaatccacCACCAATGATTGAAAACCTGGTTGAAGTTCAGGTTAACAATTGGACCGAGATGAATTGTCTTTTCGATTCTTAGTTTGATCATGATCAAACATTTGTGCCAATGTTAGTATCAGAccatataaaaatttggttttcttttttttccctttttaattgtattttacaaaaaaaaaaaaaaatgtaattgaaaaTACCTAAGCTAATATCTCATAGATTAATATACCGTGTAAGTTGTAACCATCAACCCAATTTATTTCAACCAcgcaatttttttctttgcttttgaCGTTGAAATATATATGCGACCGAACCATATGACGtgaataagaagaaaattacATGTCTCCATTTCAGACTTTTCAGTCCATATATGAAGGTTATTTGTCCAAATTTAAGGAaagtttgaaattatttttatgaaaggTTGCATTGTAATGGTGAATGCAGGATCTAAGCATGAATATGGAGGATATCACTGATAAATTTCTGAGTAATAGCTCCAGTATATTGATATAATTGAGGTTCAAGTGATGTGAGAATCAGCCATGAATGGCTGATAAGACGCGTAGTTACAGttggattgaattaaattgatttgatttaaattcgttCAATTTTAGTTTGTAAACTGAGTTGATAATTCGAATTAAGTTGAAGGGATTTCAACTCacaaatttgagtcataaaCTCATTCCATTTTTCATTTGCATCGATTTTAAGTCTGAATGTATTCAAAGTTACTTAATTAAAATGTAGCTCTACATTTAATTGAGTATTGATGGCTTTTAAATTATCAGCTCTCTAGTTTATCTATAACAATTAAgttgtaatattaatttttataccCAAATGTAGAGTAAAACATTCTAAGTTTAAGTTTTCTAACCGCTTAAAATTGAGCTTAAATGCACgcattgatattttttaatatattcgtATTAAACTAATCTCTTTACTAAAACTCCACTCAAAAgagtttcttattaaaaaaaataataataaaatttattaagtgTCTTCAAAAAAATAACTTGTTGATTTGGATATGATGGTCCTTTGATGGAACCTATCATGTGCATATAAGTAATTAATAATTCTCTAAAAACAAATAATCTAATACAAGTTGAGATCTTATTGTCGAATaattttcccttcatttattatgtattttattagttgaatctttaattttttattgtcaccTTACTCAATATACATATTGTATACAAAGTTAGgtaatgtataatatatttcttataaatgTCACCAAACTAGTTGAATTTGTTGAACATGTGGAGCACTAGGTTTTTCATTGACTTGACTTTATATGAATTGACGCCATTGAAGAGCTTGGTCCTCACTGTTGAAAATATGAACACTTTTCCTTCCTCTATATGacattgataatattttgtctcccaaaatcaaattttgttaaaacaatAAACACTAAGTTGTTAggttgatgatgaagatatattGCTTGATAAgattaattgataataaaaaaattataatattaataatgatgtgataattaatattattatcaattttatattttaagattttcttgtattattatattcttgtttattaattttttttagataaaaatacccttatcttcaattaatataataagtaatatgaaaaatattttataataattatatttaaggacatttaagtaaaaacaatatattaatattttttattatatccataaaatacaatatttatttatacttatccttttttatcatatataataataatttatatataatactatttagggtaatttatattattagtaatatttcatttttgataataaaatgttattcaaattaaacacatTCAAAAATTGtagggaaaaataataatttaatcttttattaattaaaaaaataactttttataaaTTAGACACAAcgtttttaaacataataaattaaccattaaagttaaaaaaataaaaaaaaatcaccctttgaaatgttttgaaaaccttAGTTATTGACATCCAATATTTACCACTGGCATGATCTCTCCACCTTCTTTTTCTTGATGTTATGGAGTTGTTCACAATTTCAACCATTGACTCGTCGACAATAACCTGAATTAAACAAATAGATGAAGTTAAGATGAAACGATAtggaagagatgaaaaaaaggACTGGAGGAGGGTGCGATTAACTGTGGCCTAAAACCGGGAGCAGggtaaaaagaaatgaaaaatataatattattttagaatcTGGTGTTTGATTTTCACCCATGTGTTCGAAtcggggaaaaaaaaaaaaaggaagtcgACCAAAAATGtttattcataaaaatcaaacatatatgcATGTACTGATTCGATTCTTTACAAATTATTGTATCGAAGGGGAATTTACATGTTTCGGAATCCAAGAACAACGGATCTGCTTATGTCTTGTCTTTACCGcataaaaacatgttaaaaattttataaatagatCAACTTTGCTTATCGAAATGTAATCAATCTTTAGATTGTGTATAGAAGtgaaattattttgttactAAAAACAAGATAAAGATATGCCGTCGGCGATGAACCCACAATCTGTcttgtattataaatttattgtttcataaaatatatataaaaataaataaacttcagatactaatataaatcataactataatctctctcttttttttaaaataataatcataagtataaaattattattttatttttcgcatcaattcttaaatatttagatCTAAGTATTACTGTCGgcatatatttacttttaaatatgtaattactaAATGTCctcaatttcttttaatttataaatagtaGAATTGAACAAAGAGGCCAACATACGGTATTACGAAATTgttattttgcaaaattttatatagaaaagTTATGAGCAATAAACCAAACTACTTTAAAGaactcattttattattattagcatAGAGTTACCTCTAAATTTTCTGTACCTCTTGTTGGTAGATTCTTACTATTtcgtaatttcaaaataatggaAATCTATTATGGCTAACTTTAAATtggttatataaataatattatcaatgattaagataaataatataatcagtgagataaatattattataacaatatcactaataaaatttataaagagTATCATCAAagatgatttaaataaaattcaaattaatcatacCAAATACTAGTTCCATCTGAATCTTAATCCCCTGGTCATCAAGAGTAAGCATGAGGGTGATTATAATAACATCGCAATCCTAAAtgataattaaacataatatcattataattaacaaatcaaCCAGTCGTCGGAAGAAAGAAATGATTGAAGGGACAGATAATTGGAAGAATGGATTGGCAGTTGAAATTTCACCCTCGGAAATCCGTGTAATTATTTAAGACCATGCCTAACACGTCTTATtaagatatttataattatattttacatattaattcTCTCCATCTCCAACTCCAACTCCAACCTTTTTTAAATGCATGTGTGTATAAAACACAAAGTTACAAGACTCAAACGTCACAAATTCTCTGTGACCACTTCAATGATGGGAAAATTGTTGTAGTACTATCGTGTTGTTTTTTATTAGCTTCCCTGATCTCTTAAAGAAGAATGGGAAGAGCCCCGTGTTGCTCAAAGGTGGGTTTGCGTACAGGTCCATGGAATGCAAAAGAAGATACTttgctaattaattatattcGGGCACATGGTGAAGGCCACTGGAGAGATTTGCCTAAAAGAGCTGGTAAGAACCCATGAAAGCGATGAAATTACATTATATTAATACTTTGTAACTTTGTatgttaaattttctttatgtGGTATGTTTGCAGGATTGCTTAGATGTGGGAAAAGTTGCAGGTTAAGATGGATGAATTATCTGCGACCAGAAATTAAGAGAGGAAACATTTCTTCTGATGAAGAAGACCTAATTATCAGGCTTCATTCTCTCATTGGTAATCGTTGGTCTCTCATTGCAAAAAGACTTCCAGGCCGAACTGACAATGAGATTAAAAACTATTGGAATTCCCATCTTAGTAAGAGAGTGGAAACTAGTAAAGTAACTCAAACAAAAGCAGCAAGAGCGGTTAAGAAAAAGCATCAGCCCACCAATGGAAAGAAACATAAGAGGAATTACAAGGACAACAAGGACAATACTACTTCAAACGAAGAAATTACAACGACCAAAATTTATCTCCCCAAGGCAGTTAGGGTTTCCCCATATTCTTTAGGGTTTCACCATACAAACCCatatgcatggtggcctgatctTTTGAAGGAAGAAGCCGATAATAATTCTGAGGTGGGCGGTACTTGTAGCAATGGAGATCAGCTAGAACATAGTCTTGATAATAGTGGAAGTGATTTTTCATTCTTGGATTTTGAACCTATTGAAGGTAACATGCTAGATGAAATAATTGGGGAATATCAGCAGCTTCTCAATTTTGATGAAAACGTCCAACTAGAATCCTCAGAGGATTCCCTTTCTGTTTAGTACCGGATCTATAATGTAATTCTGGAATGATTCGTGTATTAGATTGGATCCATAAATGTTGCTTACCTTCTAAGTATTGTCCTCGGATTTAGGTGAAGTAGGCGTATTACTGTGCCTTTCACGCGCCTACCTTCTCCATTTTATGTgtaccaaataaataaacatatctATGTATGTGCATCCATGGCACCTTAAATTACACTACGATTTCAAATATATAGATTTGCTTGAAACATTTTTCTCTAAAGATAACCACAAATGtgtagtttggtttaaatattTTGGGGGTTTTGTTTCTCATTTAATGTCATATATTCAGGGGTGGATCGAGCTTAGAGCTAGCTTAAGTATGTGCTTACCTTCTATGTATTGCCCTCGGATTTAGGTGAAGCAGACATATTACTGTGTCTTTCATGTGCCCACCTTCTCCATTTTATGTgtaccaaataaataaacatatctATGTATGTGCATCCAGGCATATTAATCACGTTATTTTGAAAAGCCCTAACAATTTATAAAGAGCGAAGGGTGAAGagataatatttacatatttgtaGACAATCAATTCCATGACAAACAAATCAAAACTTCAAATCTCAAGTTTGTACGTAacataatagtttttttttttttctttcaagtaaCTAAATGTTGGGAAGTGAAGGACTATTAATAAACCCTTCTATAGAGAATCCATCATCATCTAaggaaaaaataacaataatgaacaagtaaataaataacattttcggGGTGGATTTCATCCAAATTGCTTGTATTTGGATTGTTGTTCGATTTGGTTCGAACCATTTTACTGGCATCATCGCTGCTGCATTAGATCGGTATGCCTCActctcaaatttcttttttttttaatgattttcttATGATTCGAACGAGTTAACGTGGATGTCAAACTGATTGATTAGTAAATGAAGATAAAATCCACGAATATGATTTGCGAAGAGAAAGCCCATCACAACTGACCGATAAAATAAAAGCAAGTCAGAGGGCTGATTGTACGGGCAATTATCTGGTAAATAAGAAGCACTTTCTATACTATTGCTCAAATGTCAAGCATCAAAACGAGTTACGCGGCCAAAGATTCTTCAGGACCATGTTATAATTCTGCATTGTACACTTCCCGTACCGTACTCTTCACCTTTGCTTTTGCAATTTGCAAATTCATTGTATAATTCCAATCAGTCCCAACCTCGTACTCAAGAATTCAAAGCCTCATGCTTACTCAGCAAAAGAAATTACTTAAGATATTGACTTGCCTACTTTTCATCGTATGATTTAAACCCAACAAAACAATAGACAATCAAAGCTACGTCATGtgaaaatatgtatatattcaaCAATCCATTATAGTTGTTAAatcatgtattatatcatatatcaaaaatctaattttagatATCATATATTGAGTATCGTATCGTATTATATTGCatgatatagtttttaaaaaataaaataattaaaaaattaaaaaatataattgatacgtcatcattttgaaaactattacaagcacttttgaaaatttaaaatttttgatatgcACTTTTactacatcatcattttttctaaatagtatatcaatttatatctgtaatatgtatcgtatcgtaCGATACAACactgtattgtattaattacgATACACCTCATTATATGTATCGTTTTTTATCTGTATCATATAGTATTGTATTGTAAGATATGTATCGTTTTTTATCTGTATCATATAGTATCGTATTGTAAGATATGTATcgtatattatatgatactgataattatattatccaTTGCTTTGGaaacataaataattgaatatttgttcTCAGCAGTTCCAACAAATTCAATAATGCAACAAATGGTTCATCTAAAATGTGGTAACTATAGGCCAAtgaaaaataggccaaaagacttattctcacccaagataTGGTGAAATCCCAAATTCCCACCCTCcaatgttaaaaaattcaaacacctacctatcaacaaatttttgttaaaaatttcagttagggttagaggtaaaaccgttatttactaaaaattttaaaaaattaaagttttattacatttcttTCTCATgcttaaaaatcttataatttcctcccaacccaaagtttgagAAGTCATAAATATCCCCTAGGGTTTATTCCTCTTCCTTTGGTGTCGATTTCTCCTTCTCTGGCTGTCAGTTGTCTTCTCTCCCCCCTTATCTCTCCCATCGGTCTCTCTCCCTTGCCTCTTCGGTCATCTTCGGCTAGAGACGAAGACGCATCATCTTCGTTTTTGTCTGAGAGAAGAAGACGATGCATCTTTGTCTCATACGATGATTGTTCGTCTTCGTTTGAGAtaaagatgattttgtctttctCTCTTAACAAAGATTGTTAGAGAGGCAAGAGAGAGAGACTGGAGGGAGAGATAAAGATGGAGAGAGGACGATCAACAACTGGAGATGGAGAAATTGGTGCCgaaggaagaggaacaaaccttaggggtatatttgtcacttttcagactttgggttggggggaaatgtaagatttttaaatgagagagaaaatatgataaaactttaattttttagtaaataacagttttacttctaattctaactgaaatttttaattaaaatttattgataagtaggtatttgggtttttgaaaattggaggatgagagtttaaaatttcactataccttagatGGATCTAAAACTTTCTCAACTCCAATCCAATCTTgagatacaattatattttaatctcaTGAAGCAAGCGAAAATTGATTCatgtaacaaaataaatttacatgagtaaatgaatttaaaaaaaaaaaaatcaatagctTTTATGCTGTAAAATTGAAATACAAAGTTCAACTCTATTTCTAGCTCTGATTAGGGATGAATAGGTCTAAGTACCTTATTGAAAATGTAGgtgtaaaaaaataaacaagtcGATTCCTAAGATTTAGGAATAAGAAATGAACCTGTACAATGAGGTTTCTATTCGGAACCTACTCAGGAAtaagaaatgaaattgaaaaagtatacaaaatcaattttatagtTCAAAAGAACGAACTGTTCACCAGATTGTTatgttcaaaaaattaaaaaaaggtgtCCGTTGGTTTGTTAGAGGCGGAACTAGAACTAGCCGATTCCACCAAACTTGAAATCGGAATCTATCCGAAGTAGTAGACCAGTTTCAAGTAAGAACTGAAGCCAAAAATTGGATACTCAATGGTTTCAGTAGAAAATATTTTGCTCACCCCTTTGGTTATATAGTCGTCATCGTTTTCGTTTTTCGGGGTGGGTAATTGAACAGTAGCGGCTTAAGGATTTATTTTTCAGTCTGAAAAATGAAGTCATCCgaaatattcaattcaacataTGAACTCAACACATTTATGGGCATAAATGGTGAGCTTCGAAGAAATTGAACGCCTATTTTAGTTGAAAATAGATACAGACGTTCAAActgaaatatattatatggaaatatacatataataggtcaaattatatgtttgaaaaccagatatattgattaaaaattaaatttagcgTAGGTAttggattttattgtttttaaacgTAAATTCAGGTCAAATCAATatgtttcaaaatcaaatattaattagcaAATCAGTATCATAATAGAAATTCAAGTGTAAAATGcgaatatacttaaaaaatatgttcGTAAGATTAGTTAGAGTCATTATAGGATATAACCCGCAATTAAAGGTTAACAAAGCAAATACCTACATAAACATAcgattatatttttcatattttataactctaaagttaataaaaaaatttaatgccTCATAGATATAGGGATTATTAGAcaaaacacataaatatgtaGTTTCTTTTCGCTTTTTACGTAATCTAACCATCCATGGGAAAGAAGATAGTTTGAAAAGCAACAAGTTGGGATTGGgagaacataaaatatttaatgaagAGAAGTGTGCTTGAAGTTTCCTAATCTTCAGAAATTATTCAAtgcattaaattatattaagtgTCCTTTATTATATACATAAGCATGTGAAATGTGATGGCTCCGATCATAtgttatttctattttaaaatgttggtaaatttgtatttatttgaacGGATGGAAGATGACTTCTGAAGAGACACATGTCACATCTTTCCTGGCCTTATAAATGGTGGCCAAGATGCTGTAGCTCATTGTGCTCGACTTGATCACTTCTCTCTGTTTCATTGACGTTGAGAATTtcgaaagagagaaaaatgggAAGAGCCCCATGTTGTTCTAAAGTGGGTTTGCATAGAGGTCCTTGGAGTGTCCAGGAGGACACCTTGCTCGTTAACTATATTCGAGTTCATGGTGAAGGCCGATGGAGAAATCTGCCTAAAAATGCTGGTAATTATCAAgctaagtaaaaaatatatatatatatacacacacacacaaatattcaattcatttaattttattgagcaGATTTTGATCGTTGGATTTGTCTGTGTGAAGGACTACTTAGATGTGGGAAGAGTTGCAGGCTGAGATGGATGAATTATCTGCGACCTGACATCAAGAGAGGAAACATTTCACAAGATGAAGAAGAACTTATCATCAAGCTTCATTCTCTTCTGGGTAATCGTTGGTCTCTCATTGCTAAAAGGCTTCCAGGTCGAACAGACAATGAGATTAAGAACTACTGGAATTCTCATC
Above is a genomic segment from Mangifera indica cultivar Alphonso chromosome 3, CATAS_Mindica_2.1, whole genome shotgun sequence containing:
- the LOC123210681 gene encoding transcription factor MYB1-like produces the protein MGRAPCCSKVGLRTGPWNAKEDTLLINYIRAHGEGHWRDLPKRAGLLRCGKSCRLRWMNYLRPEIKRGNISSDEEDLIIRLHSLIGNRWSLIAKRLPGRTDNEIKNYWNSHLSKRVETSKVTQTKAARAVKKKHQPTNGKKHKRNYKDNKDNTTSNEEITTTKIYLPKAVRVSPYSLGFHHTNPYAWWPDLLKEEADNNSEVGGTCSNGDQLEHSLDNSGSDFSFLDFEPIEGNMLDEIIGEYQQLLNFDENVQLESSEDSLSV